From Pseudomonas sp. AN-1:
CGTCAAGCACCTGCTGGCGCGCGCCCTGCACCGCACCCTGAGCGCCACGCCACTGGGGCGCCACCTGCCCAGCTACGAGCACAGCGTCGTCCGCCGCCTGTCCAACATCGTGCCGGCGCTGATCCTCTCCAGCGGGGTGACGCTGATCCCCGGCCTGCACCCGGCGGTGGTGACCGTGGTGGAGAACGTCTGCCGCGCCTTCGTCGTGCTGACCATCGCCCTGGCCATCGGCGGCGCACTGCGCCAGGCCAACCGTCTCTACGAACAGCGCCCGGACGCCCACCTCAAGCCGATCAAGGGCTACCTGCAGGTGCTGGAGTTCGCGGTCTACGCCCTCGCGGCCATCCTGATGGTCGCCACGCTGGTCGACCGCTCGCCGCTGATCCTGCTCTCCGGCCTCGGCGCCATGGCGGCGGTGCTGATGCTGATCTTCCAGCACACCCTGCTCTCCGTGGTGGCCAGCGTGCAGATCTCCTCCAACGACATCCTCCGCGTCGGCGACTGGGTGGAGATGCCGGCGCTGAATGCCGACGGCGACGTGATCGACATCGCCCTGCACACGGTCAAGGTGCAGAACTGGGACAAGACCATCACCTGCATCCCCACCAAGCGCTTCATCAGCGACCCGTTCAAGAACTGGCGCGGCATGCACGAGTCGGGCGGGCGGCGGATCAAGCGCAGCCTGTACCTGGACCAGGACAGCGTGCGCTTCATCGACGCCGCGCAGATCGAGCAATTGCGCCACTTCACCCTGCTGCGCGACTACCTGAGCGGCAAGCGCGCCGAACTGGACGAGTGGAACCGCCAGCTGCTCGTCCAGGGGGCCGCGCCGCTCAACCAACTGCGCCTGACCAACCTCGGCACCTTCCGCGCCTACGTGGAGAACTACCTGCGCCACGCCCCGTACATCCGCCAGGACATGACCCTGCTGGTGCGCCAGCTCGCCCCCACCGCCACCGGCCTGCCTCTGGAGCTGTACTGCTTCACCGCCACCACCGTGTGGGCCGACTACGAGCGCATCCAGGCGGACATCTTCGACCACCTGCTGGCGATCCTCCCGGAGTTCGGCCTGCGCGTGTTCCAGTATCCGAGCGGCGCCGACCTGCGCGAGTGGCGGCTGCCGGCGGCCGAGCGGCGCGAGCGCTAGGCCGGGCACGCCCGAGGCACGGCCAGACGCCGGCCAGTCGATGGCCGCCCCGCGTCCGGCCGCCGGCGCGGCACGGGATGCGTGCCCACGCCGGAGCGCGGGCACGCTCAGCCTCCGCCGAGATCAGAAGCTCACCGTCACCCCGGTGTAGAAGGTGCGGCCCATGCCCGGCACACCGATGCCCGAAGGGATGCCGTTGATGCTCATGGTGCGGCCCTGCGCCGTGTAGGCGCCCCCGGTCGGCAGGTAGTAGAACTTGTCCGCCAGGTTCTCGACGCCCGCATCCACCCGCACCTGGTCCCAGCTGTGGCTCAGACGCAGGTTGAACAGCGTGTAGCCGGCGGTTTCGATTTCGTTGCGCACGTCCGAGCCGTCGTTCTTGGCCGTCACGCTGAGCATCTCCAGGCTGTTGCTCCAGCCACCCAGCTGCTGGGTCAGGGCCACGGTCGTGTTGAGGGGCATGATGTTGTACAGCTCGTCACCGCTGTCGCGGTTCTTGCCGTCGCTGTAGTTGACCAGCGCTTCCAGCCCCCACTGGCCGAGTGCGTTGCGCGTCAGCGGCATGCGCCCCGAGACATCCACGCCGTAGATGCGTGCGGTCTGGTTGGCGTACTGCAGCACGTTGAACTGGCCGGCGGTCCAGCCCGGCCGCGCCACGGCATCGATGTAGTCGTCGACATGGGTGTAGAACGGCGTGACCTTCAGCTCGTGGCGCCGGTCGGCGCTGTGCCAGTCGAGGGTGGCGGACACCGTGTGGGCGGTTTCCGGCTCGAGGCCGATGTCGCCGACATAGCCATTGCCGTCGCCGACGAAGTTGTTCATCACCGCCGCCATCGGCCAGGTCGACCAGGTGTAGCGCTCGTACAGGTTGGGCGAGCGCACCTTGCGCGCGTAGCCGAACTCGACGTCCAGGTTCGCGTCATGGTTGTAGCGGGCCAGCGCAGTGAAGTCCCAGTTGTCATCGCTCTGGCTGCGATCGCTGGCATTGAAGGCCGCCGCATCGGGGATCTGGCTGCCCATGGCATTGCCGTAGCCGTGCACCACGCCGGCGCTGCTGGACACGTGCTCGTAACGCAGGCCGACCAGCGTCAGCCAGGCCGGATCGATCTCGCGCTCCCACTCGCCGAACAGCGCCAGCCGATCACGCTTACCGTCGTTGATGTTCTCGAAGGTGCCCGGCCACATGCCGCCGCCGGAAGCCGGCCAGTAGTCGTCGAGCCGATAGCGCTGGTACTCGCTGCCCACGCGCAGCAGGTCGCGCTCGTTCAGCTCGATGCTGGCCTTGGCGCTGGCGCCGAGGGTGGTGCTTTCGCTGTTCATCGGCATGCCGGCGGCGCAGGTCGCGCCGATCGGGCCGCAGGCTGTGCCAGCCCCTGAAGCACTACCGTACCAGAAGCGCTTGTCCGGACCGAAGTCCATCTCGTGGTCGACGGTCTCGCGGTACACCCGGGTTTCCAGGCTGCCCCAGGCGAAGCGGCTCAGGTAACGCAGGTTGATGCGCTGCTGGGTGTTGTCGGTCAGGTCCATGCGCTGGTTGGGGAACAGCTCCTGCGGCACCTCGTGCTGGCCCAGGGACAGCTCCAGCAGATCCTCTCCGAGCTTGTAGGCCATGGTCAGTTGATGGCTGCGCGTTTCGTAGGCCGTGGAAGCGACCTCGTCCAGCGCGCTGCTCTCGCCGGGACGGCCGGTGGCGGTGCTGGTCTTGAAGTCGTCGCCGGCCATGTAGTTGTTGGCCTTGCTGTAGCTGCCGGCGTAGCGGATGTTGAACGCGTCGTTGGCGTGCATCAGCGACACGTTGCCGCCGCGCGCATCGTTGTTGCTGCGCAGGAAGGCTCCCACCGAGCCCTTGTCCAGGGTTTCGCCCGCGGCGGCGAACTCAGGCGCCAGACTCTCGGCGACGATGGTGCCACCGATGCTGTCACCGCCCAGACTCACCGGCGTGATGCCGGCGAAGACCTGCAGCTTGCCCAGGTTGCTGGGGTCGATGTAGGAAAGCGCCGGGTTCATGTGGTTCGGGCAGGAGGCCACCAGATCCATGCCGTCCACCTTGATGCGCAGACGGTCGTCGGCCAGGCCGCGGATCGACGGCAGGCTGGAAATGCCGCCCGCATTGTTCAGGCTGACCCCCGCCGCACCGCGCAGCAGAGCGGCGCTGTCCGAGGTGCTCGCGCCGGCAGCGGAGCGGGCCTTCACGTCGATCTCGGTGGCGCCCAGGGTCGCGGCCGCGGGGCGCTCGCGCACCTCCGCCGGCTTGAAGGTCACCATCAGCGGCGCAACCTCCTCTTCGGCACTCTCGGTACTTTCCGGTTCGGCGGCCTGCAGCGGCAGGGCCAGGGCGCCGAGCAGCGCGGCATGCGCCGGCCACCAGCGACGCTGGAACGGATTCAGGGCGAACGGACGGGACAGGCGCGACTGCGCCAGGGACGGACGAGCGAAAACGGACATGTATGGATTCCACGCAATATCAGCGAACTGCAGGTCGCGGCCGGCGCGCAGCAGCGCGCCGGCAGACGGACGACCGGTTGGGAACGGTTTCAGGCGTGGCGGAAGGGAGGTGCGCGTGGCTGGCTGGTCGCCGGCGGCGCCTGGGGCAGACTCTGGATCGGCGGGAGGAACTGGTGGACCAGGCTGGACGGCGCCGGCAAGGCCAGCTGCACGGCCGGCGGCAGTGCCGGGCTGCCGGCCAGCAGGCCGCAGTAGCCGCACTGGTCGAGGCACTTGACCCACTCGGGCGGGCCGTCGTCGGGCAGGCTCTGGCCCTCGCCGCAGTGCAGCGCGTCCAGGTCGATGGCGAGCGCCACCTGCAGGCTGTCGAGTGCCCGCAGCTGCGAGTACAGCGGGCCGGCGAACGCCATGAACATGGCGAACAGACCGAGCCAGGCTGCAATGCGCTTGCGCCCTTGCCGAATCACCCGATGACGTCTCCCTACGAAAAGTTGCGCGGCCAGTCGCCGCAGTCAGCGGCCGGGATGATCGCACAGGGCCATGCCGCCCACCTAGTGCGACACGGCGACGCACGGATCCAGCCCGCCGGCGCAGGGCGCCAGGCGGAAAAACCGTC
This genomic window contains:
- a CDS encoding mechanosensitive ion channel family protein; the protein is MLDALSSTLDWLQTRPYLFTALSAALLLGTAWLANWTVKHLLARALHRTLSATPLGRHLPSYEHSVVRRLSNIVPALILSSGVTLIPGLHPAVVTVVENVCRAFVVLTIALAIGGALRQANRLYEQRPDAHLKPIKGYLQVLEFAVYALAAILMVATLVDRSPLILLSGLGAMAAVLMLIFQHTLLSVVASVQISSNDILRVGDWVEMPALNADGDVIDIALHTVKVQNWDKTITCIPTKRFISDPFKNWRGMHESGGRRIKRSLYLDQDSVRFIDAAQIEQLRHFTLLRDYLSGKRAELDEWNRQLLVQGAAPLNQLRLTNLGTFRAYVENYLRHAPYIRQDMTLLVRQLAPTATGLPLELYCFTATTVWADYERIQADIFDHLLAILPEFGLRVFQYPSGADLREWRLPAAERRER
- a CDS encoding TonB-dependent receptor — encoded protein: MSVFARPSLAQSRLSRPFALNPFQRRWWPAHAALLGALALPLQAAEPESTESAEEEVAPLMVTFKPAEVRERPAAATLGATEIDVKARSAAGASTSDSAALLRGAAGVSLNNAGGISSLPSIRGLADDRLRIKVDGMDLVASCPNHMNPALSYIDPSNLGKLQVFAGITPVSLGGDSIGGTIVAESLAPEFAAAGETLDKGSVGAFLRSNNDARGGNVSLMHANDAFNIRYAGSYSKANNYMAGDDFKTSTATGRPGESSALDEVASTAYETRSHQLTMAYKLGEDLLELSLGQHEVPQELFPNQRMDLTDNTQQRINLRYLSRFAWGSLETRVYRETVDHEMDFGPDKRFWYGSASGAGTACGPIGATCAAGMPMNSESTTLGASAKASIELNERDLLRVGSEYQRYRLDDYWPASGGGMWPGTFENINDGKRDRLALFGEWEREIDPAWLTLVGLRYEHVSSSAGVVHGYGNAMGSQIPDAAAFNASDRSQSDDNWDFTALARYNHDANLDVEFGYARKVRSPNLYERYTWSTWPMAAVMNNFVGDGNGYVGDIGLEPETAHTVSATLDWHSADRRHELKVTPFYTHVDDYIDAVARPGWTAGQFNVLQYANQTARIYGVDVSGRMPLTRNALGQWGLEALVNYSDGKNRDSGDELYNIMPLNTTVALTQQLGGWSNSLEMLSVTAKNDGSDVRNEIETAGYTLFNLRLSHSWDQVRVDAGVENLADKFYYLPTGGAYTAQGRTMSINGIPSGIGVPGMGRTFYTGVTVSF
- a CDS encoding DUF2946 domain-containing protein: MIRQGRKRIAAWLGLFAMFMAFAGPLYSQLRALDSLQVALAIDLDALHCGEGQSLPDDGPPEWVKCLDQCGYCGLLAGSPALPPAVQLALPAPSSLVHQFLPPIQSLPQAPPATSQPRAPPFRHA